In one window of Bemisia tabaci chromosome 6, PGI_BMITA_v3 DNA:
- the LOC140224840 gene encoding protein D3-like isoform X3, translating into MTFFSSEPNCFVIPAIISMVTYIPGVTVYFGNKLEPDELKKEPVKIGWPVTPGHNYTLILTGADEPSVANHVNRELLKWLVVDIPGCDLHQGVELVKYAPVEMIQKTGLHRYVFTVYEQPKERPNWNETSIHDNKDERRVKFSNRKFAMTYNLGDLYAANYFHSEPEPPSRKGPGPEIYEKNYRLNATKTGLNANP; encoded by the exons ATGACTTTCTTCAGCTCCGAGCCAAATTGTTTTGTAATACCTGCAATAATTTCGATG GTCACCTATATCCCCGGCGTCACAGTGTATTTTGGGAACAAGCTTGAGCCCGACGAATTGAAAAAAGAGCCCGTGAAAATCGGTTGGCCGGTCACACCGGGTCATAATTACACACTCATTTTAACAG GAGCTGATGAACCGTCGGTTGCAAATCATGTAAATCGGGAGCTCCTGAAATGGTTGGTAGTTGATATACCAGGCTGCGACCTGCATCAAGGCGTGGAACTTGTAAAATATGCTCCTGTGGAAATGATACAAAAAACTG GTCTTCATAGGTACGTTTTTACTGTGTACGAACAGCCGAAAGAAAGACCAAATTGGAATGAAACATCAATTCATGATAA TAAAGACGAACGCAGGGTCAAGTTCTCGAACAGGAAATTTGCGATGACGTATAATCTCGGTGATCTTTATGCGGCTAATTACTTTCATTCGGAGCCTGAACCTCCAAGCCGGAAAGGACCAGGGCCTGAGATTTACGAGAAGAATTATCGATTGAATGCCACTAAGACGGGTCTAAACGCAAATCCATGA
- the LOC140224840 gene encoding protein D3-like isoform X4, with amino-acid sequence METIHAANILLSLSAIASVTYIPGVTVYFGNKLEPDELKKEPVKIGWPVTPGHNYTLILTGADEPSVANHVNRELLKWLVVDIPGCDLHQGVELVKYAPVEMIQKTGLHRYVFTVYEQPKERPNWNETSIHDNKDERRVKFSNRKFAMTYNLGDLYAANYFHSEPEPPSRKGPGPEIYEKNYRLNATKTGLNANP; translated from the exons ATGGAGACTATTCATGCAGCCAATATTCTCCTGTCTTTATCGGCAATTGCATCA GTCACCTATATCCCCGGCGTCACAGTGTATTTTGGGAACAAGCTTGAGCCCGACGAATTGAAAAAAGAGCCCGTGAAAATCGGTTGGCCGGTCACACCGGGTCATAATTACACACTCATTTTAACAG GAGCTGATGAACCGTCGGTTGCAAATCATGTAAATCGGGAGCTCCTGAAATGGTTGGTAGTTGATATACCAGGCTGCGACCTGCATCAAGGCGTGGAACTTGTAAAATATGCTCCTGTGGAAATGATACAAAAAACTG GTCTTCATAGGTACGTTTTTACTGTGTACGAACAGCCGAAAGAAAGACCAAATTGGAATGAAACATCAATTCATGATAA TAAAGACGAACGCAGGGTCAAGTTCTCGAACAGGAAATTTGCGATGACGTATAATCTCGGTGATCTTTATGCGGCTAATTACTTTCATTCGGAGCCTGAACCTCCAAGCCGGAAAGGACCAGGGCCTGAGATTTACGAGAAGAATTATCGATTGAATGCCACTAAGACGGGTCTAAACGCAAATCCATGA